Proteins encoded in a region of the Ursus arctos isolate Adak ecotype North America unplaced genomic scaffold, UrsArc2.0 scaffold_2, whole genome shotgun sequence genome:
- the CR2 gene encoding complement receptor type 2 isoform X2, whose product MTYFWTFHLNLNLFIVRISMTTYFLVYFSGISCDPPPPIKNGWNSYSTGSIPLNTVVRYSCFKTFKLIGERILFCISKDQVKGIWDKAAPVCEYYNTNSLCPEPIVAGGYRNKKSRPPYRHGDSVTFTCNTNFTMKGNKSVWCQANGTWGPTPLPTCESDFPQECPPLPTIPNGSHTGEGVGPFAPGLSVTYSCEPGYLLVGEKTIRCLSSGKWSAVIPTCKEAQCEPPGPFLNGRIKAPPSLRVGATVNFDCNEGYRLQGQSSSQCVIAGQRASWTRMPVCKEILCLPPPSILNGRHTGSSSENIPYGSTVTYTCDPDPEKGVSYILMGKKTIRCITNSQKTGIWSDPAPSCELSSSSVQCPPPQIQRGQISSGQKERYSYNDTVVFACTYGFTLKGSKAIRCNAQGIWEPSAPVCEKGCQAPPKILNGQKEGGYMVRFDPGTSIKYSCDPGYVLVGKESIRCTSEGVWTPTAPECKAAECEPIEEQVFDKPQDQFVRPDVNSSCDEGYRLDGSVYQKCQGAIPWFMETRLCTEITCPPPPAIYNGKHTGNSSGHVLYGTTVTYTCNPGPESGVEFNLIGESTIRCTSNDQERGTWSGPAPVCKLSLPVVQCSPVQIANGYKISGKEAPYFYNDSVTFKCKHGFTLKGSSQIRCKANSTWDPEIPVCEKEALCQPVREGFQEPPMPSHVVPFNTSCQDGYQLTGHTYRKCQDAENRVWFQKIPLCKVIHCQPPPVIDHGRPSGVMAEPFLYGKEVSYECDQGFSLLGEKNIRCISDSEGHGSWTGPPPKCLKSPPVIHCPSPEVKHGYNLNKTRSSYSHNDTIYVACNPGFIMNGSHVITCHTNNKWVPGVPTCIKKAFLGCQPPLTIPNGNHTAGDIVRFAPGMSILYSCDQGYLLVGEALLLCTHDGTWSQSTPYCKEVNCSSPEYMNGIQRGLEPGKMYQYGAIVTLECEEGYTLEGSPQSQCQDDQGWNPPLAVCKSPASLAPLLSGLSAGSVLLVFLIGVTLCTIFKHRERNYYTNQIPKEGDLHLETREVYSVDPYNPAS is encoded by the exons ATGACCTATTTTTGGACCTTTCATCTAAATTTAAATCTTTTCATTGTCAGGATTAGTATGACCACATATTTCCTTGTTTACTTTTCAGGGATTTCTTGTGACCCTCCTCCTCCTATCAAAAATGGTTGGAATAGTTATTCTACTGGTTCCATTCCTCTTAACACTGTGGTAAGGTACTCTTGTTTTAAGACCTTCAAGCTCATTGGAGAAAGAATCCTTTTTTGTATAAGTAAAGACCAAGTGAAAGGAATCTGGGATAAAGCTGCTCCTGTGTGTGAATATTATAATACAAATTCTCTTTGCCCTGAGCCCATAGTGGCAGgaggatacagaaataaaaaatctagACCACCATACAGACATGGTGATTCTGTGACATTTACCTGTAATACCAACTTCACCATGAAAGGAAACAAATCTGTTTGGTGCCAAGCAAATGGAACCTGGGGGCCAACACCACTACCAACCTGTGAGAGTG atttCCCCCAGGAGTGTCCACCGCTTCCCACCATCCCCAATGGATCTCACACAGGGGAGGGGGTTGGCCCCTTTGCCCCAGGATTATCTGTGACTTACAGCTGTGAACCTGGTTACTTGCTTGTTGGAGAAAAGACCATTAGATGTTTGTCTTCGGGGAAGTGGAGTGCTGTTATTCCCACATGTAAAG AGGCACAGTGTGAACCTCCAGGACCTTTTCTCAATGGACGGATAAAGGCCCCTCCAAGTCTTCGGGTTGGTGCAACTGTGAACTTTGACTGTAACGAAGG GTATCGGTTACAAGGCCAATCTTCCAGTCAATGCGTAATTGCTGGACAGCGGGCGTCTTGGACCAGGATGCCAGTATGCAAAG AAATTCTTTGCCTGCCACCTCCTTCTATTCTCAATGGAAGACATACAGGCAGCTCTTCAGAGAACATTCCTTATGGAAGCACAGTCACTTACACCTGTGACCCGGACCCAGAGAAAGGAGTGAGCTACATCCTTATGGGGAAGAAGACTATCCGTTGTATCACCAATAGTCAGAAGACTGGAATCTGGAGTGACCCTGCCCCAAGCTGTGAACTTTCTAGTTCTTCCGTTCAGTGTCCACCTCCCCAGATCCAAAGAGGCCAAATATCATCTGGGCAGAAAGAGCGATATTCCTATAACGACACTGTGGTATTTGCTTGCACATATGGCTTCACCCTAAAGGGCAGCAAGGCAATCCGATGTAATGCCCAAGGCATATGGGAGCCATCGGCACCAGTCTGCGAAAAGG ggtGCCAAGCCCCTCCTAAAATCCTCAATGGACAAAAGGAAGGTGGATACATGGTCCGCTTTGACCCAGGAACATCTATAAAGTACAGCTGTGACCCTGGCTATGTGCTCGTGGGGAAAGAATCCATACGTTGTACCTCTGAGGGGGTGTGGACACCCACTGCCCCCGAATGCAAAG CGGCGGAGTGTGAGCCTATTGAAGAGCAAGTCTTCGACAAACCCCAGGATCAATTTGTTAGACCAGATGTTAACTCTTCTTGCGACGAAGG GTACCGGTTAGATGGCAGTGTTTATCAGAAGTGCCAAGGTGCAATTCCTTGGTTTATGGAGACTCGTCTTTGTACAG AAATCACCTGTCCACCACCTCCTGCCATCTACAATGGGAAACACACAGGGAATTCCTCAGGACATGTTCTGTATGGAACCACGGTCACCTACACATGCAACCCTGGGCCAGAGAGCGGAGTGGAATTCAACCTTATTGGGGAGAGTACCATCCGTTGTACAAGCAACGACCAAGAGAGAGGCACCTGGAGTGGCCCTGCCCCTGTCTGTAAACTTTCCCTCCCTGTTGTTCAGTGTTCACCTGTCCAGATTGCAAATGGATATAAGATATCTGGCAAGGAAGCCCCATATTTCTACAATGACAGTGTGACATTCAAGTGTAAGCATGGATTTACTTTGAAGGGCAGCAGTCAGATTCGTTGCAAAGCCAATAGCACCTGGGATCCTGAAATACCAGTTTGTGAAAAAG AAGCACTGTGTCAACCTGTGAGAGAAGGTTTTCAAGAGCCTCCCATGCCTTCACATGTGGTGCCATTTAATACATCCTGTCAAGACGG GTATCAGTTGACTGGACATACTTATCGGAAGTGTCAAGATGCTGAGAATAGGGTTTGGTTCCAAAAGATCCCACTTTGTAAAg TAATTCACTGTCAGCCTCCCCCCGTCATTGACCATGGAAGGCCCAGTGGCGTGATGGCAGAACCCTTTCTATATGGAAAGGAAGTCTCTTATGAATGTGACCAAGGCTTCTCTCTTCTCGGAGAGAAAAATATACGATGCATAAGTGATTCTGAAGGACATGGATCTTGGACGGGACCTCCCCCAAAGTGCTTAAAATCTCCTCCTGTGATTCACTGCCCTAGCCCAGAAGTCAAACATGGGTACAACCTCAACAAAACTCGTTCCTCATATTCTCACAATGACACAATATACGTCGCCTGCAATCCTGGCTTCATCATGAACGGCAGTCACGTGATTACGTGTCATACCAATAACAAATGGGTGCCAGGTGTACCGACTTGTATCAAGAAGG CTTTCTTAGGATGTCAACCTCCACTTACAATACCCAATGGGAATCATACTGCTGGAGATATAGTTCGATTTGCTCCTGGAATGTCAATCCTGTACAGCTGTGACCAAGGCTACCTGCTTGTGGGAGAGGCACTCCTCCTTTGCACACATGATGGAACCTGGAGCCAATCTACCCCTTATTGTAAAG aggtAAACTGTAGCTCCCCAGAGTATATGAATGGAATCCAGAGGGGGCTGGAGCCTGGGAAAATGTATCAGTATGGTGCGATCGTCACTTTGGAGTGTGAAGAGGGGTATACCCTGGAAGGCAGTCCCCAGAGCCAGTGTCAGGATGATCAAGGATGGAACCCACCCCTGGCTGTCTGCAAATCACCAG CCTCACTTGCTCCTCTTCTTAGTG gtcTTTCTGCAGGTTCAGTACTTCTCGTATTCTTGATTGGTGTTACCTTATGCACAATATTCAAACACAGAGAACG cAATTATTATACAAATCAAATCCCTAAAGAAGGAGATCTTCATTTAGAAACACGGGAAGTATATTCTGTTGATCCATACAACCCAGCAAGCTAA
- the CR2 gene encoding complement receptor type 2 isoform X1, with protein sequence MGAAVLLCVFLAVIAPGVLGISCDPPPPIKNGWNSYSTGSIPLNTVVRYSCFKTFKLIGERILFCISKDQVKGIWDKAAPVCEYYNTNSLCPEPIVAGGYRNKKSRPPYRHGDSVTFTCNTNFTMKGNKSVWCQANGTWGPTPLPTCESDFPQECPPLPTIPNGSHTGEGVGPFAPGLSVTYSCEPGYLLVGEKTIRCLSSGKWSAVIPTCKEAQCEPPGPFLNGRIKAPPSLRVGATVNFDCNEGYRLQGQSSSQCVIAGQRASWTRMPVCKEILCLPPPSILNGRHTGSSSENIPYGSTVTYTCDPDPEKGVSYILMGKKTIRCITNSQKTGIWSDPAPSCELSSSSVQCPPPQIQRGQISSGQKERYSYNDTVVFACTYGFTLKGSKAIRCNAQGIWEPSAPVCEKGCQAPPKILNGQKEGGYMVRFDPGTSIKYSCDPGYVLVGKESIRCTSEGVWTPTAPECKAAECEPIEEQVFDKPQDQFVRPDVNSSCDEGYRLDGSVYQKCQGAIPWFMETRLCTEITCPPPPAIYNGKHTGNSSGHVLYGTTVTYTCNPGPESGVEFNLIGESTIRCTSNDQERGTWSGPAPVCKLSLPVVQCSPVQIANGYKISGKEAPYFYNDSVTFKCKHGFTLKGSSQIRCKANSTWDPEIPVCEKGCQPPFGLQHGQHTGGNRVLFVSGMTVDYTCDPGYLLVGNKSIHCMPSGNWSPSPPRCEEALCQPVREGFQEPPMPSHVVPFNTSCQDGYQLTGHTYRKCQDAENRVWFQKIPLCKVIHCQPPPVIDHGRPSGVMAEPFLYGKEVSYECDQGFSLLGEKNIRCISDSEGHGSWTGPPPKCLKSPPVIHCPSPEVKHGYNLNKTRSSYSHNDTIYVACNPGFIMNGSHVITCHTNNKWVPGVPTCIKKAFLGCQPPLTIPNGNHTAGDIVRFAPGMSILYSCDQGYLLVGEALLLCTHDGTWSQSTPYCKEVNCSSPEYMNGIQRGLEPGKMYQYGAIVTLECEEGYTLEGSPQSQCQDDQGWNPPLAVCKSPASLAPLLSGLSAGSVLLVFLIGVTLCTIFKHRERNYYTNQIPKEGDLHLETREVYSVDPYNPAS encoded by the exons GGATTTCTTGTGACCCTCCTCCTCCTATCAAAAATGGTTGGAATAGTTATTCTACTGGTTCCATTCCTCTTAACACTGTGGTAAGGTACTCTTGTTTTAAGACCTTCAAGCTCATTGGAGAAAGAATCCTTTTTTGTATAAGTAAAGACCAAGTGAAAGGAATCTGGGATAAAGCTGCTCCTGTGTGTGAATATTATAATACAAATTCTCTTTGCCCTGAGCCCATAGTGGCAGgaggatacagaaataaaaaatctagACCACCATACAGACATGGTGATTCTGTGACATTTACCTGTAATACCAACTTCACCATGAAAGGAAACAAATCTGTTTGGTGCCAAGCAAATGGAACCTGGGGGCCAACACCACTACCAACCTGTGAGAGTG atttCCCCCAGGAGTGTCCACCGCTTCCCACCATCCCCAATGGATCTCACACAGGGGAGGGGGTTGGCCCCTTTGCCCCAGGATTATCTGTGACTTACAGCTGTGAACCTGGTTACTTGCTTGTTGGAGAAAAGACCATTAGATGTTTGTCTTCGGGGAAGTGGAGTGCTGTTATTCCCACATGTAAAG AGGCACAGTGTGAACCTCCAGGACCTTTTCTCAATGGACGGATAAAGGCCCCTCCAAGTCTTCGGGTTGGTGCAACTGTGAACTTTGACTGTAACGAAGG GTATCGGTTACAAGGCCAATCTTCCAGTCAATGCGTAATTGCTGGACAGCGGGCGTCTTGGACCAGGATGCCAGTATGCAAAG AAATTCTTTGCCTGCCACCTCCTTCTATTCTCAATGGAAGACATACAGGCAGCTCTTCAGAGAACATTCCTTATGGAAGCACAGTCACTTACACCTGTGACCCGGACCCAGAGAAAGGAGTGAGCTACATCCTTATGGGGAAGAAGACTATCCGTTGTATCACCAATAGTCAGAAGACTGGAATCTGGAGTGACCCTGCCCCAAGCTGTGAACTTTCTAGTTCTTCCGTTCAGTGTCCACCTCCCCAGATCCAAAGAGGCCAAATATCATCTGGGCAGAAAGAGCGATATTCCTATAACGACACTGTGGTATTTGCTTGCACATATGGCTTCACCCTAAAGGGCAGCAAGGCAATCCGATGTAATGCCCAAGGCATATGGGAGCCATCGGCACCAGTCTGCGAAAAGG ggtGCCAAGCCCCTCCTAAAATCCTCAATGGACAAAAGGAAGGTGGATACATGGTCCGCTTTGACCCAGGAACATCTATAAAGTACAGCTGTGACCCTGGCTATGTGCTCGTGGGGAAAGAATCCATACGTTGTACCTCTGAGGGGGTGTGGACACCCACTGCCCCCGAATGCAAAG CGGCGGAGTGTGAGCCTATTGAAGAGCAAGTCTTCGACAAACCCCAGGATCAATTTGTTAGACCAGATGTTAACTCTTCTTGCGACGAAGG GTACCGGTTAGATGGCAGTGTTTATCAGAAGTGCCAAGGTGCAATTCCTTGGTTTATGGAGACTCGTCTTTGTACAG AAATCACCTGTCCACCACCTCCTGCCATCTACAATGGGAAACACACAGGGAATTCCTCAGGACATGTTCTGTATGGAACCACGGTCACCTACACATGCAACCCTGGGCCAGAGAGCGGAGTGGAATTCAACCTTATTGGGGAGAGTACCATCCGTTGTACAAGCAACGACCAAGAGAGAGGCACCTGGAGTGGCCCTGCCCCTGTCTGTAAACTTTCCCTCCCTGTTGTTCAGTGTTCACCTGTCCAGATTGCAAATGGATATAAGATATCTGGCAAGGAAGCCCCATATTTCTACAATGACAGTGTGACATTCAAGTGTAAGCATGGATTTACTTTGAAGGGCAGCAGTCAGATTCGTTGCAAAGCCAATAGCACCTGGGATCCTGAAATACCAGTTTGTGAAAAAG GCTGCCAGCCACCTTTTGGGCTCCAACATGGTCAGCATACAGGTGGAAATAGGGTCCTCTTTGTCTCTGGGATGACTGTAGACTACACCTGTGATCCTGGCTACTTGCTTGTGGGAAACAAATCCATTCACTGTATGCCTTCAGGAAATTGGAGTCCTTCTCCCCCTCGGTGTGAAG AAGCACTGTGTCAACCTGTGAGAGAAGGTTTTCAAGAGCCTCCCATGCCTTCACATGTGGTGCCATTTAATACATCCTGTCAAGACGG GTATCAGTTGACTGGACATACTTATCGGAAGTGTCAAGATGCTGAGAATAGGGTTTGGTTCCAAAAGATCCCACTTTGTAAAg TAATTCACTGTCAGCCTCCCCCCGTCATTGACCATGGAAGGCCCAGTGGCGTGATGGCAGAACCCTTTCTATATGGAAAGGAAGTCTCTTATGAATGTGACCAAGGCTTCTCTCTTCTCGGAGAGAAAAATATACGATGCATAAGTGATTCTGAAGGACATGGATCTTGGACGGGACCTCCCCCAAAGTGCTTAAAATCTCCTCCTGTGATTCACTGCCCTAGCCCAGAAGTCAAACATGGGTACAACCTCAACAAAACTCGTTCCTCATATTCTCACAATGACACAATATACGTCGCCTGCAATCCTGGCTTCATCATGAACGGCAGTCACGTGATTACGTGTCATACCAATAACAAATGGGTGCCAGGTGTACCGACTTGTATCAAGAAGG CTTTCTTAGGATGTCAACCTCCACTTACAATACCCAATGGGAATCATACTGCTGGAGATATAGTTCGATTTGCTCCTGGAATGTCAATCCTGTACAGCTGTGACCAAGGCTACCTGCTTGTGGGAGAGGCACTCCTCCTTTGCACACATGATGGAACCTGGAGCCAATCTACCCCTTATTGTAAAG aggtAAACTGTAGCTCCCCAGAGTATATGAATGGAATCCAGAGGGGGCTGGAGCCTGGGAAAATGTATCAGTATGGTGCGATCGTCACTTTGGAGTGTGAAGAGGGGTATACCCTGGAAGGCAGTCCCCAGAGCCAGTGTCAGGATGATCAAGGATGGAACCCACCCCTGGCTGTCTGCAAATCACCAG CCTCACTTGCTCCTCTTCTTAGTG gtcTTTCTGCAGGTTCAGTACTTCTCGTATTCTTGATTGGTGTTACCTTATGCACAATATTCAAACACAGAGAACG cAATTATTATACAAATCAAATCCCTAAAGAAGGAGATCTTCATTTAGAAACACGGGAAGTATATTCTGTTGATCCATACAACCCAGCAAGCTAA
- the CR2 gene encoding complement receptor type 2 isoform X4 — MGAAVLLCVFLAVIAPGVLGQCKFLPRYPFAKPKIESDQSEFAVGKTWEYECLPGYIKRSFSITCLKTSKWSDAQQFCKRKSCTSPGELLHGSVLIPKGVVLGSTITYSCDQGYRLIGDSSATCIISDNIVTWDKDMPLCETIPCEPPPAISNGDFYSSSREDFFYGMVVTYKCHVGPNGKKLFDLLGEKSIYCTSKDNQVGIWSGPPPQCIPPVKCPIPEVENGIMESGFGRSFSLNDTVMFRCKPGFTMKGSNIVWCQPNSKWNPPLPKCSKGCLPPPHINHGSYNILDKEFFPIGQEVSYSCDAGYTLIGTSPIQCTSLGTWSHAAPECEAKSCDAIPNQLLNGRVVAPPTLRLGAVVSFVCDKGYQLNGQSSSQCVSEGMRVLWNNTFPVCERISCDPPPPIKNGWNSYSTGSIPLNTVVRYSCFKTFKLIGERILFCISKDQVKGIWDKAAPVCEYYNTNSLCPEPIVAGGYRNKKSRPPYRHGDSVTFTCNTNFTMKGNKSVWCQANGTWGPTPLPTCESDFPQECPPLPTIPNGSHTGEGVGPFAPGLSVTYSCEPGYLLVGEKTIRCLSSGKWSAVIPTCKEAQCEPPGPFLNGRIKAPPSLRVGATVNFDCNEGYRLQGQSSSQCVIAGQRASWTRMPVCKEILCLPPPSILNGRHTGSSSENIPYGSTVTYTCDPDPEKGVSYILMGKKTIRCITNSQKTGIWSDPAPSCELSSSSVQCPPPQIQRGQISSGQKERYSYNDTVVFACTYGFTLKGSKAIRCNAQGIWEPSAPVCEKGCQAPPKILNGQKEGGYMVRFDPGTSIKYSCDPGYVLVGKESIRCTSEGVWTPTAPECKAAECEPIEEQVFDKPQDQFVRPDVNSSCDEGYRLDGSVYQKCQGAIPWFMETRLCTEITCPPPPAIYNGKHTGNSSGHVLYGTTVTYTCNPGPESGVEFNLIGESTIRCTSNDQERGTWSGPAPVCKLSLPVVQCSPVQIANGYKISGKEAPYFYNDSVTFKCKHGFTLKGSSQIRCKANSTWDPEIPVCEKGCQPPFGLQHGQHTGGNRVLFVSGMTVDYTCDPGYLLVGNKSIHCMPSGNWSPSPPRCEEALCQPVREGFQEPPMPSHVVPFNTSCQDGYQLTGHTYRKCQDAENRVWFQKIPLCKVIHCQPPPVIDHGRPSGVMAEPFLYGKEVSYECDQGFSLLGEKNIRCISDSEGHGSWTGPPPKCLKSPPVIHCPSPEVKHGYNLNKTRSSYSHNDTIYVACNPGFIMNGSHVITCHTNNKWVPGVPTCIKKAFLGCQPPLTIPNGNHTAGDIVRFAPGMSILYSCDQGYLLVGEALLLCTHDGTWSQSTPYCKEVNCSSPEYMNGIQRGLEPGKMYQYGAIVTLECEEGYTLEGSPQSQCQDDQGWNPPLAVCKSPASLAPLLSGLSAGSVLLVFLIGVTLCTIFKHRERNYYTNQIPKEGDLHLETREVYSVDPYNPAS; from the exons GTCAGTGTAAGTTCCTGCCAAGGTATCCTTTTGCTAAGCCTAAAATTGAGAGTGATCAGTCTGAGTTTGCTGTTGGGAAAACTTGGGAATATGAATGCCTTCCTGGGTATATCAAGAGGTCATTCTCTATCACCTGTCTAAAGACCTCCAAGTGGTCAGATGCTCAGCAATTCTGTAAAC GTAAATCATGTACGAGTCCTGGAGAACTCCTCCATGGCTCTGTCCTCATACCCAAGGGTGTCGTGCTTGGGTCAACAATTACATATTCTTGTGATCAAGG atACCGACTTATTGGTGATTCATCTGCTACATGTATTATCTCAGACAATATTGTAACCTGGGATAAGGACATGCCTCTTTGTGAAA CTATTCCTTGTGAGCCACCCCCAGCCATCTCCAATGGGGACTTTTACAGCAGCAGTAGAGAGGACTTTTTCTATGGAATGGTGGTGACTTATAAGTGCCACGTTGGACCAAATGGAAAAAAGCTGTTTGACCTCCTGGGTGAGAAGTCAATATATTGTACCAGCAAAGACAATCAAGTTGGCATCTGGAGTGGCCCTCCCCCTCAGTGTATTCCTCCAGTCAAATGCCCAATTCCAGAAGTTGAAAATGGAATTATGGAATCTGGATTTGGAcgttcattttctttaaatgatacTGTGATGTTTAGGTGTAAGCCTGGCTTTACCATGAAAGGCAGCAACATAGTATGGTGCCAACCAAACAGCAAATGGAATCCTCCACTGCCAAAGTGCTCTAAGG GGTGTCTACCACCTCCACATATCAACCATGGTAGTTATAACATCTTGGATAAGGAATTCTTTCCAATTGGACAGGAAGTGTCCTACAGCTGTGACGCTGGCTACACCCTCATTGGAACTAGCCCTATACAGTGTACATCCTTGGGAACCTGGAGCCATGCAGCCCCTGAATGTGAAG caaaATCATGCGATGCCATTCCAAACCAACTTCTCAATGGCCGTGTGGTGGCTCCTCCTACTCTTCGGCTTGGGGCAGtggtttcatttgtttgtgaTAAGGG GTACCAATTAAATGGCCAATCTTCTAGTCAGTGTGTCTCAGAAGGAATGAGAGTACTCTGGAATAATACGTTTCCTGTCTGTGAAC GGATTTCTTGTGACCCTCCTCCTCCTATCAAAAATGGTTGGAATAGTTATTCTACTGGTTCCATTCCTCTTAACACTGTGGTAAGGTACTCTTGTTTTAAGACCTTCAAGCTCATTGGAGAAAGAATCCTTTTTTGTATAAGTAAAGACCAAGTGAAAGGAATCTGGGATAAAGCTGCTCCTGTGTGTGAATATTATAATACAAATTCTCTTTGCCCTGAGCCCATAGTGGCAGgaggatacagaaataaaaaatctagACCACCATACAGACATGGTGATTCTGTGACATTTACCTGTAATACCAACTTCACCATGAAAGGAAACAAATCTGTTTGGTGCCAAGCAAATGGAACCTGGGGGCCAACACCACTACCAACCTGTGAGAGTG atttCCCCCAGGAGTGTCCACCGCTTCCCACCATCCCCAATGGATCTCACACAGGGGAGGGGGTTGGCCCCTTTGCCCCAGGATTATCTGTGACTTACAGCTGTGAACCTGGTTACTTGCTTGTTGGAGAAAAGACCATTAGATGTTTGTCTTCGGGGAAGTGGAGTGCTGTTATTCCCACATGTAAAG AGGCACAGTGTGAACCTCCAGGACCTTTTCTCAATGGACGGATAAAGGCCCCTCCAAGTCTTCGGGTTGGTGCAACTGTGAACTTTGACTGTAACGAAGG GTATCGGTTACAAGGCCAATCTTCCAGTCAATGCGTAATTGCTGGACAGCGGGCGTCTTGGACCAGGATGCCAGTATGCAAAG AAATTCTTTGCCTGCCACCTCCTTCTATTCTCAATGGAAGACATACAGGCAGCTCTTCAGAGAACATTCCTTATGGAAGCACAGTCACTTACACCTGTGACCCGGACCCAGAGAAAGGAGTGAGCTACATCCTTATGGGGAAGAAGACTATCCGTTGTATCACCAATAGTCAGAAGACTGGAATCTGGAGTGACCCTGCCCCAAGCTGTGAACTTTCTAGTTCTTCCGTTCAGTGTCCACCTCCCCAGATCCAAAGAGGCCAAATATCATCTGGGCAGAAAGAGCGATATTCCTATAACGACACTGTGGTATTTGCTTGCACATATGGCTTCACCCTAAAGGGCAGCAAGGCAATCCGATGTAATGCCCAAGGCATATGGGAGCCATCGGCACCAGTCTGCGAAAAGG ggtGCCAAGCCCCTCCTAAAATCCTCAATGGACAAAAGGAAGGTGGATACATGGTCCGCTTTGACCCAGGAACATCTATAAAGTACAGCTGTGACCCTGGCTATGTGCTCGTGGGGAAAGAATCCATACGTTGTACCTCTGAGGGGGTGTGGACACCCACTGCCCCCGAATGCAAAG CGGCGGAGTGTGAGCCTATTGAAGAGCAAGTCTTCGACAAACCCCAGGATCAATTTGTTAGACCAGATGTTAACTCTTCTTGCGACGAAGG GTACCGGTTAGATGGCAGTGTTTATCAGAAGTGCCAAGGTGCAATTCCTTGGTTTATGGAGACTCGTCTTTGTACAG AAATCACCTGTCCACCACCTCCTGCCATCTACAATGGGAAACACACAGGGAATTCCTCAGGACATGTTCTGTATGGAACCACGGTCACCTACACATGCAACCCTGGGCCAGAGAGCGGAGTGGAATTCAACCTTATTGGGGAGAGTACCATCCGTTGTACAAGCAACGACCAAGAGAGAGGCACCTGGAGTGGCCCTGCCCCTGTCTGTAAACTTTCCCTCCCTGTTGTTCAGTGTTCACCTGTCCAGATTGCAAATGGATATAAGATATCTGGCAAGGAAGCCCCATATTTCTACAATGACAGTGTGACATTCAAGTGTAAGCATGGATTTACTTTGAAGGGCAGCAGTCAGATTCGTTGCAAAGCCAATAGCACCTGGGATCCTGAAATACCAGTTTGTGAAAAAG GCTGCCAGCCACCTTTTGGGCTCCAACATGGTCAGCATACAGGTGGAAATAGGGTCCTCTTTGTCTCTGGGATGACTGTAGACTACACCTGTGATCCTGGCTACTTGCTTGTGGGAAACAAATCCATTCACTGTATGCCTTCAGGAAATTGGAGTCCTTCTCCCCCTCGGTGTGAAG AAGCACTGTGTCAACCTGTGAGAGAAGGTTTTCAAGAGCCTCCCATGCCTTCACATGTGGTGCCATTTAATACATCCTGTCAAGACGG GTATCAGTTGACTGGACATACTTATCGGAAGTGTCAAGATGCTGAGAATAGGGTTTGGTTCCAAAAGATCCCACTTTGTAAAg TAATTCACTGTCAGCCTCCCCCCGTCATTGACCATGGAAGGCCCAGTGGCGTGATGGCAGAACCCTTTCTATATGGAAAGGAAGTCTCTTATGAATGTGACCAAGGCTTCTCTCTTCTCGGAGAGAAAAATATACGATGCATAAGTGATTCTGAAGGACATGGATCTTGGACGGGACCTCCCCCAAAGTGCTTAAAATCTCCTCCTGTGATTCACTGCCCTAGCCCAGAAGTCAAACATGGGTACAACCTCAACAAAACTCGTTCCTCATATTCTCACAATGACACAATATACGTCGCCTGCAATCCTGGCTTCATCATGAACGGCAGTCACGTGATTACGTGTCATACCAATAACAAATGGGTGCCAGGTGTACCGACTTGTATCAAGAAGG CTTTCTTAGGATGTCAACCTCCACTTACAATACCCAATGGGAATCATACTGCTGGAGATATAGTTCGATTTGCTCCTGGAATGTCAATCCTGTACAGCTGTGACCAAGGCTACCTGCTTGTGGGAGAGGCACTCCTCCTTTGCACACATGATGGAACCTGGAGCCAATCTACCCCTTATTGTAAAG aggtAAACTGTAGCTCCCCAGAGTATATGAATGGAATCCAGAGGGGGCTGGAGCCTGGGAAAATGTATCAGTATGGTGCGATCGTCACTTTGGAGTGTGAAGAGGGGTATACCCTGGAAGGCAGTCCCCAGAGCCAGTGTCAGGATGATCAAGGATGGAACCCACCCCTGGCTGTCTGCAAATCACCAG CCTCACTTGCTCCTCTTCTTAGTG gtcTTTCTGCAGGTTCAGTACTTCTCGTATTCTTGATTGGTGTTACCTTATGCACAATATTCAAACACAGAGAACG cAATTATTATACAAATCAAATCCCTAAAGAAGGAGATCTTCATTTAGAAACACGGGAAGTATATTCTGTTGATCCATACAACCCAGCAAGCTAA